One uncultured Carboxylicivirga sp. genomic window, GAAATTAAAGGAACTGATCGAACTATAAAAATTCGTTTTTTTTACTCATAAATTATCTATATTTGTTTAACGTTTAATTATTAGAAGTAAAAAAATGGCTAAGATACCAGAACAAGATAGTATGCTGCAAAATCAGATTGGATCAGGTACTAAAATAAAAGGTGATATTGATACCAATGGAGATATTAAAATTGATGGCACTGTAGAAGGAAACTTAGTTTCGAAAGGAAGAGTTTTAATTGGCCAAAATGGAGTTGTAAAAGGTGACGTTAAGTGTGCAAACTGTGATATCTATGGTAACTTTGATGGCAAAATAGAAATAGCCGAATTATTATCCTTAAAAGCCTCCAGTAAACTTACTGGTGACGTTAAAACAGGAAAGTTATCTATTGAACCAGGAGCAATTTTTACCGGAACTTGCGATATGGCAGGTAATTCTTCAGCTTCAGTTTCTGTTAAAACGGATGCAAAAAAATAGTTCGGCTAATAAAATAGTAAAGTATACAGTTGTTTATATTATAGCAGTTGCTTTGTGTATATTGTTAAGTTTAGTTATAAACAATCATGTGCAAATTGAAAAAAAGAAGATATTAATTTCCTCATTTTTTACCGGAGGAATTTATCTTCTTTTTTATTTTGTTTTTATTTTTCTTCGTAAGAAATACCCGGAACAGCTGGTAGTCTTCATTTTGATTTTAATGGTTTTTAAACTTATATTTATCCTAGGGTTTCTTCTAATTTTCATAAATCCGATGGACGAAGAAAACAAAAAGGAAACACTTTTGTTCTTTAAGACGTATTTCTTATTGATGATAACTGACCTTGCCATCAAAGTAAAATTATTGAAACAATAACCCAAAAACTGTTTAATGCGACACATAAAACAGATTTTACTTCTGATAGCTATTTTTTTTAGCTTATCAACTACATATGCCTCAGATGAACACACTGCTGAAAGTGAAGAGGTGTTTGATCCGTTAGAAATGATTGATCATCATATAGCCGATTCTCATGAATGGCATGTGATTTCATATACAAAAAACAATGGTGAAGAAGTGCACATATCCATGCCTCTTCCTGTTATCTTGTTTTATAATGGTCATTTTAATGTTTTTATGTCTTCATCCTTTCATCACGGAGAGGAGATAGTTAAAAAAGGGGATGATTATTTTAAACTATACCATGAAAAGATTTATGTAACAGATGAAGCCGGAACCATTCATTATGATGAACATCATAATGTTCTGAATGAAAAGCCTTGGGATTTTTCAATTACAAAGAATGTGGGGTCGATGTTCTT contains:
- a CDS encoding polymer-forming cytoskeletal protein gives rise to the protein MAKIPEQDSMLQNQIGSGTKIKGDIDTNGDIKIDGTVEGNLVSKGRVLIGQNGVVKGDVKCANCDIYGNFDGKIEIAELLSLKASSKLTGDVKTGKLSIEPGAIFTGTCDMAGNSSASVSVKTDAKK